In Melospiza melodia melodia isolate bMelMel2 chromosome 9, bMelMel2.pri, whole genome shotgun sequence, the genomic window TACATCAGGTCTATGCTGGAAAGAATTGTTGTGGGAGGGCAGAGCAAAGTGGGGTAGATGTGCATCATAGTGCAAATGGTGTGGGAGGGAAGGGTGACTCAACTGCATCATGTGTGGTTTGTAAGCCTTGATTAGTAACTTCATAGCTGTGTGCAAAGTGATATAAATAGCCATGAGATGCTACTGGTGCATTAATGAGGTTATTGATATTTTAGTTGACTTATTGGTGTGCTTAATACAATTAGTGCCCTGACTCTGTTCCCTCGACACTGTACTATGAAGGGGAATAGTTGGGCGAAGGCACAGCTGGGGGCTCAACCAGGACTTCCTAATTCGGAAGCTTGAGCTACCTGGTACTGAGATCTTTTCTTTGAAGAACATCTGTGGATGGAGATAATGGGTATCAGATGAACTCTTGAGTGAGAGGAGGAGCAGGTCTGTGCAGGCTGTGTTTTAACATGGAGGGAATCCTTAGAGTCCTAAGGAATGCTATGAAATACACATTAAAATAtgctcaactaaaaaaaaaaaagagtagtgTCTAGATACATAGCTGCATCTGAGAAAGGGTTTAAATGAGAAATAACATGGTGGCTGGGATACTGAGACATGGGACACAGATTTGAACCTCAGGTGAGGAAGACATCTGATGTAAAGGGTGTCTGCAGTGGTTACTGGGAAGATGGGAATGGTAGTGGTGAAAACTTTAATAACACAGAAGTTAGGCTAAGCCAAACGGAGAACGTGTCAGAAAAAGAGAAACTGTAGGGTATATCCAAAATGTATCCTCTGGTGCAGCAGATACACACCCAGGGAGAGTCTGGGTAGGTGACAGTGTCAGGatcaccttggcagcagcagggatgtttTCTAGAGCCTTGCCTGCTGATGCAGTCACCCTGTGGTAACACTGATCGTGTTTTATTCTTGGTGGCACAGCTGTTCCCAAGCTGCTGTGTTACCCAGCAGCTGCAGTCAGAGTAGGAGTGGCTGCTCCAAACCTCTGTCAGCAGTGAGCTGCATTTGACTGTTATTTGAGCAGAGTTATGCAGGAAGGTGGTTTTTGGATAATGGCTGTCAAGTAAAGACTTGCTCTGCAATGACTTGGCCATTTCCTGGTGTTTTGATTTCATACAGAGTCTGGGCTTTGCACAGACCTCAGAAACAAATGCCAGACCCACACCAGACTTCAGTGCTTTCTGGGAATGTTGCTTTGAATAGCTGAAATGGATCTATTCCCTCTTCAAAGGGCCTCTCTAAGGGTTGACTGACTGTAGTATGCATTAGCTGCTATTTCCAGAGTTACCAATGCCTGCTGGAGCTCTTTTCTTCATGGTGCACTGGTAACAGCAGGGTGAGACTGGTGTCTTCTGGCTTCAGAAGTTAAATTCTCCCCCTTGGCTGAGCTGAAGGGATTGTGCATGGAGCTCTTATATCAGCTTTGCTTGTGGTATTCTTCCAGTTGGTTTGGGCAGTGAAGTAGTTCCTGATAGAAAGGAGGTGAGAGGAAACAGGGTCAGAGCCCCAGCATGCTGGGGGAGTTCCTCAGACTGGGTTAATGGTGTGTGGAGGCTTGTTCTCTACAGCACTGATTTGTATTGCTGTAAATCACTGCTGGTACCTTGAACTGGGTGTGATGCAGTAATCCCTTGTGTGAGAATTTAACACTTCTTGGAGTACTTTGCTGGGGCAGTATGGGTTGATTTTCTCTTGCAGAGTGTAGCAAAATGTGGTGCTGTGTTAGGGAGGGGGTGAGTGGGTTTGTGTTCAAAATTAAAGTTTTTCCATTATTTAGGAGCACTAGTATGGGAATCTGGTCCTCTAGATAAAAATGAAGGCCTGAAAAGGCCCAGCTTTTAATGGACTTTTGCATTTTCCTTGAATTCTTTTGTTGCTGCCAGGCATGTCTGGCTAAGAGAAAGCATCCCATTTAGGAAGGCAGCCAGGTGCCTCCGTCCTAAGGATCAGTACTGGTGGTGGAGGATCAAAGTTAATGTGTTGTGGCTTTTTGTACTGCTTTCCCATCTCCCCAAGAAGTACCTGGGAGTCTTCTCCTGGATGAGTTTTATTGAAAAGACTTCAAACCAAGCATGACCTTAAGCTGGTAATAAAGGGATAGAAGTGATAAGAAAAAATATGAAACTGCTTTGTCATGATCTTTTCCCACGTGCTATTTCCAGCTACCAGGATGCTGGATAAGTGCGTGGGATGGGCACCAGAGTGATGGAAGACAAACCTTGGCTGAATAAAAACATTCAGTTTTAACATCTCACTGTAAGCAGTCCTtgaagctgggttttttttttttcctttttaaaagtcTTTACCAAAGCTTTGTAAGGTGGCAACAATTCTGCAGACTCTGCTCAAAATGGGGAGACTTACTGGAAATAACTCATtacttcttcatcctcttggctggGGGAAATTGGTGCTTTTGCAGTATTCATCCCTGTACCCTTGGGAGTTGTTACAGAGCAATGGCAGGAGATCTGTGGTTTTTTGTGGGGTGGGGGAGGAGGTGGAGGTCAGGAAAAAAGCTAGAAAGAATAGTCTGAAAGCTTGAGTGCTGGAACAGAGGAAAGGGTAACTTAATGGTATCTTCATTTGTGAGCTGATCACAGAGCTATGGAATGAGGTGAGAATAGTCTGGTTTGAGTGTTACAGTAAATTAGATGGTCATGTCCTCTCCCATGGGCCCAATGTCTCCAGAGTTGTGTTGGCTTGCAGCATATTCCCTGAGGCAGTATCTAAACCCGTCCAAACTGCCAGCCTGACCTGGGGACCCTGCTTCTGCTGGACAGGGGGCTTGGTGAAACCAGTCTCTCCAGCCATGAGATACTTGTATGAAGTTTCACGTGTTGGGTATTGTGGCACACCTGTGTGTTGGTACTGCCCATGATACAGCCAGGCTCACTTCAGTCTCTCTCCTACTGAATGTGAAGTCTGGCATGAATTTAATATTTacttttctctgttttctgtaGCTCACAGTAGTCTCTTGTGTTCCACAAATACCTAAAAAGAAAGCTCACCAAATTCAAAGCTAGCCGAGGTGATAGTAAATCTCTACTGCCCTGAGATGTTCAGAAAAACCATGGTACTCTGTATTTTTAGCAGGTAACTTCTGCTGCTTTAGATACTAGGAAAGCCCTACCAGACTTGGGCATTTCTGTTTTAACTAGTGGTGGTTTCATCACCTGTAGTAACTGAGAGGGCTGAAACAAAAGCTTCTCTGCTCAAATGTCCTCTCTAGTTTTGTATTGCAAACATTGCTTGGTTGCTCCATAGCAACTCTATGTGGGGCAGCTGGTGTGAAGCACACTTTTCTTGGCAGGCCTTTTTTTGGGAGCTGTGGTGTCAGTCCCCTTGACCTCCACCAAGATGTTTGAGGAGGGAAAGGCCCTGCCAGATGACTGGGGCAGTGGCTAAGGGAATTGCTGGAGTCAGCTCTGGCAAGTCTGGGAATAGTCTGCAGTATCATGTTCTCACCAAGAAGAGATGACAATCTTATGTTAGTTTTCTGTGACCGTCTTTggaattttctctcctttttattGCGCCTGGTGTCTCATTCAGCAACAGCCAAGTGGGATCTGAACCCTTTTCCAGCAAGGTCAAAACTGCTGGAAAGGCTTAAAAGGAGAGGCTGCCTTGTCTTTCGCTGTGTTGGCCCCTTGTTGCTCCCTGCTGCCAACCACTGCTCCAGGTGCCCTGGCATGGGGAGGCTTGGCTCCCAGGCACAGcttgctgtctgtccatccaggcTTTCTGTCTGTGCCTCTAATACCTGGCATGTATTGATGGATGTCAGTGGCTCTCAGGAGCAGGCAGGCATTTAGCAGAGTTCAGCTCAGGCTTCAAGGTCTGCTTTGCCTGTTCCTGCTCAGGACACTCAAGTGCTCAGTTACAGATgtggtgatttttattttttttttttttttcccaagggatAACAGAGCTTGAAGGTGGAGCAAAGGAGGGAGGTAGTCTGAAGAGACAGATCAGCTAGGATCCTCTCTCCCTTTCTGGTCCTGTAGTTGGTCCTGAAGAGTTGGAGGCTGTCACATATTTACTTCCAAGACCAGGCCAGCCTCTGGCTGCTGGTACTGGAGAAACAATAGAAGTAAGAGCAGGTGGATCATAGCATGGTTTGAATTGGAAAGGACTTAAAGATTATCCAGTTCTAActtctctgccatgggcaggggcaccttccactagactagAGCTCTCAGCCCCATCGAGTCTCACCTGgagtgcttccagggatggggcatccacagataCTCTAGGCAGCCTGCTCTGGTGCCTCaacactctcacagtaaagaattttaatTTCTAATATTCAATTTGAATTCACTCTCCATCAGTTTAAAACTATTCCCTTTTGTCCTATCACTGCTTGCCCTTGTGAAAATTCCCTTGCCAGCCTTCTTGGAGGCCCCCTTTAAGTACTTTAGGTGCTATAAGGTCTCCTTGAGAAGAGGAAGGGGAGAAGAAACTGGGGATTGGACTCCTTCCTCAAGTGGTACCACTCGATGTtggtgtttggagttggttttctTAAGCATCTGGCTTTTGATGCCTTCCAGCCATCAGATGACCTGACAAATGATCACCTTCTGGGCAAACCCTGTTTTTCCTGGAGCAGTGTCTGCTTTTACTTCCTAGTAACTGAGAGATTGGGTCGGGCAAGCTGGTACTGGTGTTCTCAAAGCCCTTTTCTCCTGTACACGTGGATTTGTCATGCTGTAGCTCAGCCTGAAGGTCGGTATGAACAACAGGCAATTGTGTAATGGTGGGGTAAACTGCATTGTCAGCCCCTGTGGGCACCAGGATGCTGCtctgcaggggcagggcaggagcattgTGCCTCCTGCATACCAAAACCTTGTTGCAACACACCCGAGCGTTCAGAGCAGTACTTGGTGctgcaaggcaggagctggggctcaGTGCCTCTGCAGGTAAGGCTGTGGCTGGGCAGTCTGAGCTCTGTGCTTgggagcaggcagggacagggcagcagctgtgcagggGGGCCTGGCAGAGGCCACCCAGTCAAGGCTTGCCCTGACAGATTTGCAAACTTCCTCTGGGGCTGTGAAGTCTTGTATAGGCTGTCAACACACTCCCCCTGGGTGATCTGCTTCCAGCGAAATGTGTTTGCTTCTGTGGAAGGGCATGTGATAACGCTGCCCTGAAGTGCTTCTAGCCCTGCTTAATCCTCATCTTGTTCCCCCTTCTTATCTGTTCAGTTTGCTTCCTCTTGTGGGTCATCCTGCCTGGCTAAGACACCAGCTTGTTCCCCTTATCTTTCTTCAGTGTAAAATCAAAGCAATTAGTTGCTCTGCTCAGGCTGCCTTGTGATTAAACCCCCAGTGATTTAGATGGCCTGTCAGTCCTTctccttgcagctgccaggaagaccTTGCCAGGAGCAATGATGCTGACAGCCAAATGCAGGGTGCTAGAGAAGCTTTTGAGCAAGAGCTGGTCATCAGCTAGATGTGAACAGCTTCTCCAGAGTGGTCCTTAACTGGCTTGGAGCAGCACACTGACCCAGCAGAAGGGGTGTAAGCTGGGCTTGCTTTGTTTCATATGATGGATGCAATAACTGCACACTCTGTGCAGACCACTTGCTCTGAAATAAAAGCACTTTACAAAGTGTGGATCTCAATAGGAATGCATGGATGAGCTATTTAAAGAGATGCTGAGACTGGTTTTCAAGATGAGACCATTTATTCCACGTGCCTACTTTATGCTGCCATTGACATACAACACCCCTTTGGATTTTTATGGTCATTCTGAGCAAGTTAGGCAAGTAGGTTgtgaactttgtttcatttcctCCTATCTGAGGGGGTGATGGTTGTGATGGGCCTTGTCTCCAAGGCTGCAAGTCTTGTTTAAGGGTGCTGCCTGGTCTTGACTGAATATTCCAGTGCTGTTCTGCTGTTCCCTTTGTGGAGTGTAGGTGTCTACCCCTGAACCCATGGCAAAAAAAGGCTTGAGCTAGTTAATGTACATTATGAACCTCTAGGAAAAGGAAGAATTTGCGCTagctaaaaagaaaaatccccaTATTGCAGTACCCAGCATTGCTTGTGTCAGGCAACTCTTAGGGGACAGCTGAACTTTCATCTCCCTTTCTTGGTTAACACCTGTGGAAGAGGCAACTCTAGTTAAGGCAAGAGGAGCCCACAGGATCTGaactctgtggaaaaaaaaaatccagtttgctGCCTATAGTCCTATGCATtatcttttcctgtctctgatagcaaactcttctttaaaaaaaaaaaaaaccaaaaaaccccaaccctatgCTATATACAGCTTCCTTTCTGGCCCTAGGGGAGAGGATAATGAGTCATGGAAGGACATTGCCTCATGCCCTGGAGGGTGCTTGGATGTCTGGCAGGGGCAGGCTAGGAGCAAATTCAGCTGTAGGTCAGAGTTGCTCAAGGTAAATGTGCACTTAAACGTGAATGGTAATTAGTGAGACCAGAAAGAGAAACCTGCACATGAGAACTTGTCAGAGGAAGTGTAGATGTGCCTGGATTTTGCTCTAGAAATAAACAAAAGGTACAGCTCTTGTTTGCTTATCAGAGTAaaagcagggctttgggaggatgGGGAGAGAGTCAAGGGCAGCTGAAGATCTTTTTATTTGTTTAAGATTTCCTTGTCTGGGCAGGACAGCAGTTGACATGACTGCAGCAGGGTTGGGCTGTGTTGCCTctttcctttctttgcctgcttgctttgtttctttCCCTCATGCCTGCCTTTCCACTTTCATGCCTGCTCAAGGGCCTCAGCTCCTTGCAGGGTCTTGCTGCCTCCCAGCACTGCAAACAGAAGTCATGAGGATATGAAGTTGACTCTTCTGCCCTCAGTGGTCTTTATGTCAGCTTGTTCTCATCTTTGCAACTCAGAGATGTGTGGGTTAAATAATGTCTTGCAGAGAAGCTAACGAGCAGTTGCTGGCAATGTGGCTCACTTATTCTTGGTAGGTTACTGCTCTTGCAAGCTGTGGGGAGCTCCttgtattaattattaattagttGGCATGCTTACAGTGTGAAGTGTATCTCCTTATTCACTCCAAAATGTATATAACCAGTATAAATTGATTGTCTTCCCCTTCTGTCCTCACAGCTTTTGAGACTTAGCAACTGTTCCAGAGAGGTGCCCCCTGTGTAAAACCCCAGGCTCCTGTACAATGTACCAGTCCAGCTTTGTGCCACGGGAATATTACCCAGCCATGATCCCACCTTCTGCTTATACCTACCCACCACTGCGGCCTGGGAGAGCAGAAGACACATCCAGACCTGTGATGTTCACTCCCATCCACATGCACAACTTCTACAGTCGACCCATCACTTTTGTGGTGGACAGGAACAGCTACCCTGACTACGCAGGAGGTCAGGTGGAGTATCATCATCTCTATAGTGCCTCCAGTCCCTATATCCATCCATACCACACCTGGCACTTCCCTCCCATGGTCCCTATCCCTCTCTACAGCCCCTATGCAAACTACCATCCCTATGCTGCCTGCCAGAGGTCAGATCAGTATCGAGATACGTGGCCAGAAGGCTTCACAATGAGAGGGGAGCTTCAATGGGGGAAGCTTGGAAAGGTGTTTGGGCCAAGGAAAGACCTCCCAGAATTTGTGAAGGATGATCTCCGGAGGGTTTATGGCACCTACCCCCGGACCAATGTTTCCATATCCTATCGGAAAGGAGAGTTCTTGGTTAAgggagaccccaagacagaagaCCAGGAATATGCAGTGGAGAAGAAGGTCATCCAGCAGGCTGTGACCCCCAGTGCCAGTGAGGCAGATGACAGCAGCGAGGACCGGAAccgtaagaagaaaaagaaactgagACATTGAGGGAGTTCAGACACCCAATGGACTGATGCTCCAGTACCCTCATGGGAGCCATTTGTCAGCTGGTTTTGGTGTGGTTGGCAAGTAACACAAGCAATGGATGCCACCATTCTTGCTGATTTCTTTTAATTGCTCCCCATCAACCACAATGTTATGGCAGATTTACCCTTACTGATGCATAATGCCCACCCTGTGAAGAACCCACATGACACTGGACTGTTGGGTCAGCTCATCGGCCCTGGTTTTAAAATGAGCATTTGATTTCCACTGGTTTGGTTGACTGGTCACAGCCTGGTAGGGGATCTCCAAACTGCAGCTCTTGATCAGAGAAGATGGGCCTCTTCCTACCTTGTCCAGGGGAAGGGCCTGTAAGCTGGTTCTCTTCCTGGAGCGATAAAAGCTGAATTTCCTTCAGGCTGAGGGCAGTGCAGGTCCCAGAGAACACAGGGGTTCTTGAGCACTCTGAAGAACAAATGTCTGCATGTCTTGTCACTGGTGTTTATGACCATATCATTGTGCTTTATCACCACGTGAGGCCTGTTTGCAGCACTTCCCTACACTCTGGTGTCCCCATCCTCTTACACTTGATAGTGTGGTGCTCATTTCTCTGGGCCACATGTCCTTATTGAAACTGCTGTTGAGGCCCTGCTCTGGGTCTGACTTAGCTCTGGTTGGAGGTGCTGGCTCTCCAATGAGGTTACTGGAGTTGTGTGAATCACAGCACTTCCATGGCTTGGTGGTTGTACTGGAAGAGCTGTGCTGGAAGTCTGGAGGGCtgtgagggactgggtctgactTACTTGCAAACTTCTAAAAACTTCTACCTTTTAAATTACtataaacaataaaaaaaccccaaatgcaaATGCTTATATTTCTGATTCTTAAATACCTGACATCAGTCTTTTGTGAACAACTTACAATCAGATCTGACACCTTTTTGTGAAGTTAGGGATGGCTTCTGCTGTGGTTCATGCCCAGCCATGGTGCCTTGTCCCACTTGGCAGTATCCTGCCTTGCCCTAGCTTATTTTCTGCCACCTTCTGTAGGGACCAGCAGGAACTTTATAAGCCTACAGGAGATATAGGGGACCCTCTCTGTCACCCTGTAGTCTCCTAGTCTCCCCCTGGCCTCACACATGGGAGGGAATGGGATGTTATCAATCTACATAGCAAAGGAGAGACTGAGGGTGAATTAACTTGGATGCCTTTGGTTGTTCTGAATTGCAATAAAGTGAAAGCAAGTGGATTttctttaattcttttttcttaGTTAGTGCAACAGATTTTGTTTAACCAATTGCCAAAATGTCTCAGCAACTGTCTTCATTTCCCCTTCCCCATTTAGCTTCTTGGAAATGTGTTAACTCTGCTGCCAGACAAAGCTGCAAGAGGGCTGAACCAGAAAAACTGCTGTAGAAACCTTGGACCAAACTGGTGCTCTTTGGCTGTGTTGCAAACAGTGGCAGTGGGACTTGCTGAATGTGCTAGAAAAGGCCTCCATTACTGGCAGCTGGCTAATCAGTTATGCTTCTGGTTACCTAGTATAGGGAAAAGGCAGCAGTTCCTtctgggttggttggttggttgtttgttGAGGTTTTTTCAATCTCCTCCTTGGCTGAGCAGGCTGTCCTACCTAGTTAGGGATGCGCATTTAAATGCCTGCATTGGTGGTGCACTGCCTGTCCTTCCAGCAGCAGTAGCAGCTCCTTTGGGCAGTGAACCCAAAGTTCATGCATTGTATCCTTGCACAGTGGTTCAGCACCTCAGTGGGGTGTGAGAAGGAGCTTCTTCTCCATCCCCTGCAGCTGTTGTGGGATGCAGCTGAGCTGTCAGAACTGGATGctgtctgccatgggcaggggctgctttAGGTGAGATACTGGAAGAGGTACAAACTAGCTCTTCTAGGCAAGGTGAGAAAGAGCATGGGGTTTGCCATACAGTGATTTTGAAATGCTACATAATTTATTGTGCAAGTCTTTGTAATTTATCTTAAATGCCATTCCTCCAGCTGTTAGGTTCCTGGTGGCAGCACGATACCATGTCATAGTGGAAATGTCCCCAAAACTCAAGGGGCACAGTCAGGCTCTCCCAGAGGTATGTGATGGATGGGTAAAAACAGAGCCTGTTGCCTACACAAATACTTTCTCTAAATATGTGTTGCTGCTGGGGTCATCTCCAAGGCCCATGGGGAGACAGAGGGCATAACCCTTAACTTAACTCATCCTGTCCTGTTTATCTTCTGcaaagttttgtttggttttgctgccTGGACTCTGAACAGTAGATTGCTGGGCACACCCAGGCTGTTGTTCTGATAATGTGTATTTTTAGCAGAGGCTCACAATTGCTTGCAGTACATCAGGAGGTAGTAATGTATTTGTTTTCTAAAATGCCATTTCACTTCCAGAAGGAAGAAAACATTCTATAGTTGGGTGTTTTTTTCCCTTGGGGGAAGATGTGCCACAAACCTCTAGTAGCTCTCTGATAGCAGGTATTTCTGTGGTGGCCATAACTCCCCTCCACCCCTAACCTGGTCTCTGTGCAGGAGCAAAGATTTACATATTCCTTGTAGGAAGAGCTCACAGTTGCCTTTTCCTGAAGGTTTGAGGCTCAGTTGCTGCCCAGCTGCAGAACTGAAtccatagggcattttggaggctTTAACGCCTATGGAATTCAGTTCTCAGAGCCAAGCAGCCAGTGCGAGTCAGCTTCCCTGGCTCCAGCCAGCTGTGTCTCCATCtgcaagggggaaaaaatagcaaAGAGCTCATCATATCTTTGACACGGGGCAGGCACTGAGCTGACACAGATTTTTGCAACTGGAGCTGCCACAAGGAGAAGACTCTGGCACCTCTCACCCCAGAAGCGGCACAGACAGACGGAGCTTTCTTTGGAAACTTTGCTCAAGTTGGCTGGCTCTTATTTTTTTCCACTGCTTCAACGTATGCTGTTTGGAGTCACTGCAAAGTTTCAggtcagccctgagctctgcaaaCCTGCTGGAGCTGTaagagaaacaccatttctgccaccTAGGACTGGTATTGGCAGGTGTGTTAAGAAGCCCCTATATATTTTCTCTATGTGCAGATGTCACACATCCCTTGGTCTAAACTGCTCTTCTGAAATGCTCTTTCCTCAGTGTGTGTGTCTGAAaaggggcaagctgtgccagggaaatACCTAGTCCTATAGGAGCAGTGCAGCACTTCCAGGCATTGACCTCTGCTCCCTTCATACTGAAACCAGTGCCCACAGGAAACCCTTGAACTTGGAGGTGCCAGCTGAGGGCAATGGTTTGTGCAGCAGGTGCTACCATGGGTGGACAATGAGGTGCAGGGGCTTTCTGCTCATTTGGAAGTGGGAAGGGTCACAGCGTAATTCTGTGTAGAGTGAAAGGCCTTTCCCAGATAACTCAGAGTGGATTCAGGGAGGGACTGGTCTCCATCTGGGTTAACCTGGGACTTGCTGGTGCATCCCATAACTATATACATACACTTTGCTGCCCACTGCCCCCACCCTCTAGTTTGGGCTGCAAGGCAGACTTGAGGGACACACGGGGATCCCCCTGAGCACCCACAGAGCTGCTGATgctgccagcagctttgggcagcCTCACCCCTCAGTAAATGTTCACTTTCAAATCTGGGGACTGAGCTAATGGCTGAAAAGCTTTTCCTTGGCTCAGCAATATTTGGCACAGTTGTGATGACAGTGGCTCAGGCAGGAGTAAGCACCAGGAGAGGATTCCAGCCCTTTGCCTGTATGTCAGCAGAAGAGACGGGAAATGACACACAGCACTTTGGAGCACGGGCAAAGATTTCAATGGGGGAAGCACTGAGCAACTGTTGCACGAGCAGTGAACTCCGTGATTGCTCAACTGCTGGCCCCGGGCACTATTTTAATCCCTCCTCTGGGAATTACAGTCAGTTGGGGCAGCATGAACTCAC contains:
- the C9H10orf95 gene encoding uncharacterized protein C10orf95 homolog; the encoded protein is MHNFYSRPITFVVDRNSYPDYAGGQVEYHHLYSASSPYIHPYHTWHFPPMVPIPLYSPYANYHPYAACQRSDQYRDTWPEGFTMRGELQWGKLGKVFGPRKDLPEFVKDDLRRVYGTYPRTNVSISYRKGEFLVKGDPKTEDQEYAVEKKVIQQAVTPSASEADDSSEDRNRKKKKKLRH